From the Montipora capricornis isolate CH-2021 chromosome 2, ASM3666992v2, whole genome shotgun sequence genome, one window contains:
- the LOC138036026 gene encoding ATP-dependent DNA helicase PIF1-like has protein sequence MQKLAYNIITKHSENTSLKEPLLLIINGVAGTGKSYLIRALTSYLQRKCVITATTGKAAYSIRGVTIHSLLKLPITPQSERDLSGEALIELQHRLCNVDYILIDEYSMLGQKTLGWIDRRCRQSSGVKEHLFGGKSIILIGDPAQLPPVGDKPFGETSENDWKLLLTRQPLHANNIEQFKTATRLFYTNEQVANYNYDSLLQLKQPIAKIDAKHSSSEAAKISPQDMYGLELSLLISQGALVMLTMNLWPSVGLCNGSAGTVVDIIYKTSHQPPDLPIAVIIKFDDYIGPSISNKIPSLVAIAPVTISNSGNSVHERQQLPLKIAWALTIHKSQGLTLPQAWVDIGKSEQTLGITYVAFSRVKQLSSLIVQPMTFDRLKSINKSANLKYRQEGEHRLKQKSETTTCFFQQ, from the exons ATGCAGAAGCTTGCATATAACATAATTACAAAACACTCGGAAAACACTTCCCTAAAAGAACCTCTGTTGCTTATTATAAATGGTGTTGCAGGAACTGGCAAAAGCTATTTGATAAGAGCTTTGACATCTTATCTTCAACGTAAATGTGTTATCACTGCAACAACAGGAAAGGCTGCATACAGCATAAGGGGGGTAACAATCCATTCACTTTTGAAACTACCGATCACACCACAATCAGAAAGAGACCTGTCTGGTGAAGCCCTGATAGAATTACAACATAGACTTTGCAATGTCGATTATATTCTCATTGATGAGTATTCAATGCTTGGGCAAAAAACACTTGGATGGATTGACAGGCGATGTAGGCAATCATCTGGTGTAAAAGAACACTTGTTTGGTGGAAAATCAATTATACTGATTGGAGATCCTGCTCAGTTACCACCAGTGGGTGACAAACCATT TGGTGAAACTTCTGAAAACGATTGGAAACTACTGTTGACAAGGCAACCATTACATGCCAATAACATTGAGCAATTTAAAACTGCCACTCGATTATTTTATACCAATGAACAAGTTGCCAATTACAATTATGATTCACTATTGCAACTAAAACaaccaattgcaaaaattgatgCAAAACACTCAAGCTCAGAAGCTGCCAAAATTTCGCCTCAAGATATGTATGGGTTAGAACTATCATTGCTTATCTCACAGGGTGCCCTTGTTATGCTAACAATGAATTTGTGGCCATCTGTTGGTCTTTGTAATGGTTCTGCTGGAACAGTGGTAGATATCATTTATAAAACTTCTCATCAACCTCCAGACCTGCCTATTGCTGTTATTATTAAGTTTGATGATTATATTGGTCCCTCCATATCTAACAAAATTCCTTCTTTAGTTGCTATAGCTCCTGTAACTATTTCT aattctgGCAATTCAGTTCATGAGAGACAACAACTACCTCTTAAAATTGCATGGGCACTAACAATCCATAAAAGCCAAGGATTAACTTTACCTCAAGCATGGGTTGATATTGGAAAGTCAGAACAAACACTGGGCATCACATATGTAGCCTTTAGTAGGGTTAAACAATTATCTTCGCTTATAGTACAACCAATGACTTTTGATAGACTTAAAAGTATAAACAAATCCGCCAACTTGAAATACAGACAAGAAGGGGAGCAtaggttgaaacaaaaatcCGAAACAACTACGTGCTTCTTTCAACAATAA
- the LOC138036006 gene encoding zinc finger MYM-type protein 1-like gives MLRLYKRGKKVAFAMVRERNQSQLAFFTKSSTESQLSHKLSRSDIQNDVHYQEDIRNESTGTTHGNHSSKPATSSSISDNSTGNGKESVPLGSEQSPLSSSNVLAHVIQKVEIPPASVPLEQGDDRDVQKTIYKPEPSLPRIDNVASEPEKEMIVALQRDGHTAREPRPAVREGPLQPVLREYKPQKFGNETFTRDFKAQWFKQYPWLSYSIDRKVGTCYVCSKLMNDNTFTFCNWKKTERLTKHHQSEAHSLAMTKWLEYRQMQRKSSSIISIIDDGHRNYVKRNREFLRVIIECLFYTAQQNIAQRGHEEDRSNLGQRSDVNRGNFLELLHLRSKDIPWLEEKLNTQLQDHAQWTSPTIQNELLQIFADLIIELICKDVRESRWYGIIIDETSDISRDEQVSFCLSYLANGTKKEAFVGFHATKTTDGEALYKLVKEVMNDLQLELQNIVGECFDGASNMSGVNKGLSARMKECSPLAIYVHCYGHLLN, from the coding sequence ATGCTAAGACTGTACAAAAGAGGAAAGAAAGTAGCTTTCGCGATGGTACGTGAGCGTAATCAGAGCCAGTTGGCTTTCTTCACTAAAAGTTCCACGGAGTCGCAGCTATCACATAAGCTTTCAAGGTCGGATATTCAGAATGACGTACACTATCAAGAAGATATTAGAAATGAATCTACAGGCACTACTCATGGCAATCATTCCTCTAAACCAGCCACTAGTTCATCGATCTCCGACAATTCTACTGGAAATGGGAAGGAGTCAGTTCCTCTAGGATCAGAACAATCGCCCTTAAGTTCTTCGAATGTACTAGCCCATGTCATCCAGAAAGTTGAAATTCCACCTGCGTCAGTGCCACTGGAACAGGGAGATGACCGAGATGTgcagaaaactatttacaaaccTGAACCTTCCCTTCCTCGAATTGACAATGTAGCGAGCGAGCCCGAAAAAGAGATGATCGTGGCATTACAAAGAGATGGTCACACAGCACGTGAACCAAGGCCGGCTGTTAGAGAAGGGCCACTGCAACCGGTTCTCCGCGAGTACAAACCGCAAAAATTTGGAAACGAAACATTCACCAGAGATTTCAAGGCACAGTGGTTCAAACAATATCCTTGGTTGAGCTACTCAATAGATAGAAAGGTTGGAACTTGCTATGTTTGTTCGAAGCTTATGAATGATAACACCTTTACCTTTTGCAATTGGAAGAAGACAGAGCGCCTCACGAAACACCATCAAAGTGAAGCACACTCGCTGGCAATGACAAAGTGGCTGGAATACCGCCAGATGCAGAGAAAATCCTCTTCAATAATCAGCATCATTGATGACGGGCATCGCAACTACGTCAAACGCAACCGCGAGTTTTTACGTGTAATCATCGAATGTCTCTTTTACACTGCCCAACAAAACATCGCTCAAAGAGGCCATGAAGAGGATCGATCGAATCTCGGGCAAAGATCAGATGTCAACAGAGGGAACTTCCTAGAGCTTTTGCACCTTCGGAGTAAAGACATTCCTTGGCTGGAAGAGAAACTGAACACTCAGTTACAAGACCACGCCCAGTGGACCTCGCCAACCATCCAGAATGAGCTGCTGCAAATTTTTGCTGATCTGATAATTGAACTCATTTGCAAGGATGTGAGAGAGAGCCGCTGGTACGGGATTATAATTGACGAAACGTCCGATATAAGCCGGGACGAgcaagtgtctttttgtctcAGCTATTTAGCCAATGGCACCAAGAAGGAAGCGTTTGTTGGATTTCATGCGACTAAAACAACAGACGGTGAAGCTCTTTACAAACTAGTCAAAGAAGTTATGAATGACTTGCAGTTAGAACTCCAAAATATCGTGGGTGAATGCTTTGACGGTGCAAGTAATATGAGTGGCGTAAATAAAGGACTTAGTGCGCGAATGAAAGAGTGCTCTCCTCTTGCGATTTACGTGCACTGCTATGGCCACTTGTTAAATTAG